A genomic segment from Equus asinus isolate D_3611 breed Donkey chromosome 23, EquAss-T2T_v2, whole genome shotgun sequence encodes:
- the LOC139041751 gene encoding uncharacterized protein translates to MLAGKVDPGGTSRIARRAWAEMGSRAGQGKVGGPSMLAEHFCCARHWARTSQSAGFHLEPHEVGAHLTGEGTEAQRGLVTVPQDEAWTLAASRSPPSLPLAALCSGHVRLLWAPRGSSEFSVTYEHRGAWMGGPQRKPGRLSRSLLELGGGIVFPSPCFEGLPYSTQLAFVANSKFSGKKCVILSTARVLRREAELREKAWFGPVRCRVCSAEKPLGPSLASLAPAPFLCGFRVGCWRTRPPSDWVAVPSGSLRLFRDAEGWAPLIRWLAFAPPLGHVDCLVMEAVSEPEPSARRVTVTRELAQKNTPAQDPWVLEKILRGQSVSWRLLAPVHAQCLLSAQTVVTQPLIRRPAWGPDGRLTQNWNTERLQSSALGPAHSGALPVSPEMGRHVARLQECLRSCAPVT, encoded by the exons ATGTTGGCTGGGAAAGTGGACCCGGGAGGGACCAGCAGGATCGCCCGCAGAGCCTGGGCTGAGATGGGCTCCCGGGCTGGGCAAGGCAAGGTGGGAGGGCCATCCATGCTGGCTGAGCACTTCTGCTGTGCCCGGCACTGGGCACGGACCAGCCAGAGTGCGGGTttccatctggag CCTCATGAGGTTGGCGCTCATCTTACGGgggaaggaactgaggcccagaggggcttAGTAACCGTCCCCCAGGATGAGGCCTGGACCCTCGCAGCTTCcaggagccctccctccctgccgcTGGCTGCCCTCTGCTCTGGGCACGTACGGCTGCTCTGGGCCCCGAGAGGCTCCTCAGAGTTCTCCGTCACCTACGAGCACAGAGGGGCGTGGATGGGTGGGCCACAGCGGAAGCCAGGCCGCCTCAGTCGATCGCTGTTGGAGCTGGGTGGTGGGATTGTTTTTCCATCTCCTTGCTTCGAAGGACTGCCATATTCCACCCAGCTCGCCTTTGTTGCCAACTCCAAATTCTCAGGCAAAAAATGTGTGATTCTCTCA ACAGCGCGGGTTTTGAGGAGAGAGGCGGAACTCCGGGAGAAAGCCTGGTTTGGGCCTGTGAGGTGCCGAGTCTGCTCTGCGGAGAAGCCGCTGGGCCCTTCGCTCGCGTCTTTGGCGCCCGCTCCCTTTCTCTGTGGGTTCCGAGTCGGGTGCTGGAGGACGAGGCCGCCTTCTGATTGGGTGGCTGTGCCCTCTGGAAGCTTGCGACTGTTCCGTGATGCGGAAGGCTGGGCTCCGCTTATCCGCTGGCTGGCGTTTGCGCCGCCCCTTGGGCATGTTGACTGCCTTGTTATGGAAGCTGTTTCAGAGCCGGAGCCCTCTGCCAGGCGCGTCACCGTCACCCGGGAGCTCGCCCAGAAAAATACGCCGGCTCaggatccctgggtgctggagaaAATCCTCAGAGGACAGAGCGTTTCTTGGAGATTACTCGCACCCGTGCACGCGCAGTGTCTTCTGAGCGCTCAGACCGTCGTGACGCAGCCGCTGATCCGGAGACCGGCGTGGGGCCCAG ATGGCCGACTCACCCAGAATTGGAACACGGAGCGTCTCCAGTCCTCGGCACTGGGACCAGCTCACTCAGGCGCCCTGCCAGTGTCACCTGAGATGGGTAGGCACGTGGCAAGGTTACAGGAGTGTCTCCGCAGCTGCGCTCCGGTGACGTAA